The Solibacillus sp. FSL W7-1464 genome contains a region encoding:
- a CDS encoding electron transfer flavoprotein subunit alpha/FixB family protein has product MSKKVLVLGEVREGSLRNVSFEAIAAGLQIADGGEVVGLLVGDAVAGLTQELIAYGASRVITVEHPHLKNYTSDGFSQAILAVVEQENPEAIVFGHTSLGKDLSPKIASRLQSGLISDVTEIQGAGDDTVFVRPIYSGKAFEKVKINDGIIFATIRPNNIPPLVKDDSRTGEVSSVSVDITNLRTIIKEVVRKSTEGVDLSEAKVVVAGGRGVKSEEGFEPLKELANLLGGAVGASRGACDAEYCDYSLQIGQTGKVVTPDLYIAAGISGAIQHLAGMSNSKVIVAINKDPEANIFKVADYGIVGDLFEVVPMLIEEFKALKVNA; this is encoded by the coding sequence ATGTCAAAGAAAGTTTTAGTGTTAGGTGAGGTTCGCGAAGGGAGCTTACGTAACGTTTCATTCGAAGCAATTGCAGCAGGTTTACAAATCGCTGACGGCGGTGAAGTAGTAGGTTTATTAGTTGGGGATGCAGTAGCTGGTTTAACGCAGGAATTAATCGCATATGGAGCGAGCCGCGTTATTACAGTAGAACATCCGCACTTGAAAAACTATACATCTGACGGATTCAGCCAAGCAATTTTAGCAGTAGTAGAACAAGAAAATCCAGAAGCAATCGTTTTCGGTCATACTTCTTTAGGTAAAGACTTATCGCCAAAAATTGCTTCACGTCTACAATCTGGTTTAATTTCAGATGTTACGGAAATTCAGGGAGCTGGCGATGATACAGTATTCGTTCGCCCGATCTATTCTGGTAAAGCATTTGAAAAAGTAAAAATCAACGATGGGATTATTTTTGCGACAATCCGTCCAAACAATATTCCGCCATTAGTAAAAGACGATTCTCGTACTGGTGAAGTATCATCAGTATCGGTTGATATTACAAATTTGCGTACAATCATCAAAGAGGTTGTACGAAAATCAACTGAAGGTGTAGACCTTTCAGAAGCAAAAGTAGTTGTAGCAGGAGGTCGTGGCGTTAAATCCGAAGAAGGTTTTGAGCCATTAAAAGAGCTTGCTAATTTACTAGGCGGAGCAGTTGGCGCATCTCGTGGTGCATGTGACGCAGAATATTGCGATTACTCATTACAAATCGGCCAAACTGGTAAAGTTGTAACACCTGACCTATACATCGCTGCGGGAATTTCTGGTGCGATTCAGCATTTAGCTGGTATGTCGAACTCAAAAGTTATCGTTGCAATCAACAAAGATCCAGAAGCAAATATCTTTAAAGTAGCAGACTACGGTATTGTTGGTGACTTATTCGAAGTAGTGCCAATGTTAATCGAAGAGTTTAAAGCACTTAAAGTAAATGCTTAA
- a CDS encoding helix-turn-helix domain-containing protein: MNRPQHRSLLTKREREIFELLIKDYSTREISTKLGISEKTVRNHISNTIQKLGVSSRTQAILELLRLQELSIY, from the coding sequence ATGAATCGTCCGCAGCATCGTTCGCTGTTAACAAAAAGAGAACGCGAGATTTTTGAGCTATTAATAAAGGACTATTCAACACGGGAAATATCAACTAAGCTAGGCATTAGTGAAAAAACCGTTCGTAATCATATTTCCAATACGATTCAAAAGCTGGGTGTATCAAGTCGTACGCAAGCAATTCTTGAGCTCTTGAGACTTCAGGAATTGTCAATATACTGA
- the trxA gene encoding thioredoxin, protein MAIVHATDQTFPQEISNGTVLVDFWATWCGPCKMIAPVLEELDTEIGNDVKIVKVDVDNNQVTAAEYQIMSIPSLLLFVDGEVKAKTAGFMPKEALIDFINDNK, encoded by the coding sequence ATGGCAATTGTACACGCGACAGATCAAACATTCCCACAAGAAATTTCAAACGGCACAGTTTTAGTAGACTTTTGGGCTACTTGGTGCGGACCATGTAAAATGATCGCTCCAGTTCTTGAAGAGTTAGATACAGAAATCGGCAACGATGTTAAAATCGTAAAAGTTGATGTTGATAATAACCAAGTTACTGCTGCAGAATACCAAATCATGTCAATCCCTTCATTACTATTATTCGTAGATGGTGAAGTAAAAGCAAAAACTGCTGGCTTCATGCCAAAAGAAGCATTAATCGATTTCATTAACGACAACAAATAA
- the ltrA gene encoding group II intron reverse transcriptase/maturase: protein MKKQESINLIDRIASHRNLWNAYKKVKGNGGAPGIDGITVDGLKAHLIKYEEPLKRKLKDGSYQPQPVKRVAIPKADGSKRYLGIPCVLDRVVQQAILQVIQPIIDPHFSDKSFGFRKGRNQHQAIALAKKYYEEGYRTVVDCDLKSYFDTIHHQRLRAYLEEFITDKIVLKLIWKFLRSGILDKDILIETTEGTPQGGPLSPILANVYLNKLDRELEKRGHRFIRYADDFVIYVKSPRAGERVMTSVKNFIEDELGLTINEQKSKVCGATAATFLGFHLQNLSGKWDTDQSSPPRND from the coding sequence ATGAAGAAACAAGAAAGTATCAATTTAATTGACAGAATTGCGTCCCATAGAAACCTATGGAATGCATATAAGAAAGTAAAAGGAAATGGAGGAGCACCTGGAATCGATGGTATCACGGTTGATGGACTGAAGGCGCATTTAATAAAATATGAGGAACCATTGAAAAGGAAATTAAAAGATGGTTCCTACCAACCTCAACCAGTGAAACGAGTAGCTATCCCAAAAGCGGATGGCTCCAAACGATATCTAGGTATACCATGTGTATTGGACAGAGTTGTTCAACAAGCCATTCTACAAGTCATCCAACCAATAATTGATCCACACTTTTCAGACAAAAGTTTTGGCTTTCGAAAAGGTCGAAACCAACACCAGGCAATTGCCCTCGCTAAGAAATATTACGAGGAAGGTTATCGAACAGTGGTGGACTGTGACTTGAAAAGTTACTTCGATACGATTCATCACCAGCGACTACGAGCTTATTTGGAAGAATTCATAACAGATAAAATAGTACTTAAGCTAATATGGAAATTCTTACGCTCAGGCATATTGGACAAGGACATCCTCATTGAAACGACAGAAGGTACACCCCAAGGGGGTCCACTCTCTCCAATTCTAGCAAACGTGTATTTAAACAAGCTAGATAGAGAGTTAGAAAAACGAGGACACCGATTCATTCGCTATGCGGATGATTTTGTGATTTATGTAAAGTCACCAAGAGCAGGTGAACGCGTCATGACCAGTGTCAAGAATTTTATCGAAGATGAACTGGGTCTCACAATCAATGAGCAGAAAAGTAAAGTGTGTGGCGCAACAGCAGCTACATTCTTAGGGTTTCATCTACAAAATCTGTCGGGAAAGTGGGATACCGACCAATCAAGTCCGCCAAGAAACGACTAA
- the sdhA gene encoding succinate dehydrogenase flavoprotein subunit: protein MAKSKVIVVGGGLAGLMATIKAAEVGTEVELFSLVPVKRSHSVCAQGGINGAVNTKGEGDSPWIHFDDTVYGGDFLANQPPVKGMCDAAPGIIHLMDRMGVMFNRTPEGLLDFRRFGGTLMHRTAFSGATTGQQLLYALDEQVRAHEVAGLVTKFEHWEFLGAVLDDEGVCRGIVAQDLRTEEIRSFRSDAVIMATGGPGIIFGKTTNSVINTGSAASIVYQQGATYSNGEMIQIHPTAIPGDDKNRLMSESARGEGGRVWTYKDGKPWYFLEEKYPAYGNLVPRDIATREIFDVCVNQKLGINGENMVYLDLSHKDPHELDIKLGGIIEIYEKFVGDDPRKLPMKIFPAVHYSMGGLWVDYDQMTEIPGLFAAGECDYSQHGANRLGANSLLSAIYGGMVAGPNAVKYIKGLKKHAEDLPEEIYTRRVQEETEKWEAILKMDGTENAYLLHKELGEWMTDNMTVVRVNAKLEETYAKLTELQERWENININDTQKWSNQGAHFTRQLKNMLYLAKVMTKGALLRDESRGAHFKPEFPERDDENFLKTTMAKFDPATGEPIITYADVDVSLIPPRKRDYSA from the coding sequence ATGGCAAAAAGTAAAGTTATCGTCGTTGGTGGCGGTCTTGCTGGCTTAATGGCTACGATTAAAGCAGCTGAAGTTGGTACTGAAGTTGAATTATTCTCGTTAGTTCCGGTTAAACGTTCACACTCTGTATGTGCACAAGGCGGAATTAACGGAGCAGTTAATACAAAAGGTGAAGGGGATTCTCCATGGATCCACTTTGATGATACAGTTTATGGTGGCGACTTCTTAGCGAACCAACCACCAGTTAAAGGTATGTGTGATGCAGCACCTGGTATTATCCACTTAATGGACCGTATGGGTGTAATGTTCAACCGTACTCCAGAAGGTTTACTTGACTTCCGTCGTTTCGGTGGTACGTTGATGCACCGTACAGCATTCTCTGGTGCGACAACTGGTCAACAATTACTATACGCTCTAGATGAGCAAGTTCGTGCACACGAAGTAGCTGGTTTAGTTACAAAGTTTGAGCACTGGGAATTCCTTGGTGCGGTGCTTGATGACGAAGGCGTTTGCCGCGGTATCGTAGCACAAGATTTACGTACTGAAGAAATTCGCTCATTCCGTTCTGATGCTGTAATTATGGCAACAGGTGGTCCTGGTATTATCTTCGGTAAAACAACAAACTCAGTAATCAACACTGGTTCTGCAGCATCGATTGTTTACCAACAAGGTGCAACATATTCAAACGGTGAAATGATTCAAATTCACCCGACAGCGATTCCTGGAGACGACAAAAACCGTCTAATGTCTGAATCTGCTCGTGGTGAAGGCGGACGTGTATGGACGTATAAAGACGGTAAGCCTTGGTACTTCCTAGAAGAGAAATATCCTGCTTACGGTAACTTAGTACCACGTGACATCGCAACACGTGAGATTTTTGACGTGTGCGTAAATCAAAAGTTGGGTATTAATGGGGAAAACATGGTATACTTAGACTTATCCCATAAAGATCCTCATGAATTAGATATTAAATTAGGTGGTATTATCGAAATCTACGAGAAATTCGTAGGTGATGACCCACGTAAATTACCGATGAAAATCTTCCCGGCGGTACACTATTCAATGGGTGGATTATGGGTTGACTATGACCAAATGACTGAAATCCCTGGTTTATTCGCTGCTGGTGAATGTGATTACTCACAACACGGTGCAAACCGTCTAGGTGCGAACTCATTATTATCAGCGATTTACGGTGGTATGGTTGCAGGACCAAATGCTGTTAAGTACATTAAAGGACTTAAAAAGCATGCAGAAGATTTACCTGAAGAAATCTACACGCGTCGCGTACAGGAAGAAACAGAGAAATGGGAAGCTATCCTAAAAATGGATGGTACAGAAAACGCTTACTTATTACACAAAGAACTTGGTGAGTGGATGACTGATAACATGACTGTTGTACGTGTAAACGCAAAATTAGAAGAAACTTATGCGAAATTAACTGAGCTTCAAGAGCGTTGGGAAAACATCAATATTAACGACACGCAAAAATGGTCGAATCAAGGTGCTCACTTCACTCGTCAGTTAAAGAACATGCTATATTTAGCTAAAGTTATGACGAAGGGTGCATTATTACGTGACGAATCTCGTGGGGCTCACTTTAAGCCTGAATTCCCGGAACGTGATGATGAAAACTTCTTAAAAACAACTATGGCGAAGTTCGATCCGGCAACGGGCGAACCAATTATTACTTATGCCGATGTAGACGTTTCGTTAATTCCACCACGTAAACGCGACTACTCAGCGTAG
- a CDS encoding succinate dehydrogenase cytochrome b558 subunit, which translates to MSKDREFLWRRLHSLLGVVPVGLFLVFHLFLNFTAVGGEETYNNATGVMELLPHSLLLAMEWIIIYIPLMFHGFYGVYIAFTATYNTGRFSTFRNWMFALQRFTGIFLVIFIAWHIFQTRIQKALGAEVEFNMMVEIVDNPLMLVFYILGIVSAAFHLANGLWSFLVSWGITQSNKSQRIATYVTLLIFVVLAIVGVAAILAFV; encoded by the coding sequence TTGTCGAAAGATCGTGAATTTTTATGGCGCCGCTTACACTCGTTATTAGGTGTAGTTCCTGTCGGGTTGTTCTTGGTGTTCCACTTATTTCTGAACTTCACTGCAGTTGGCGGTGAAGAAACTTACAATAACGCAACAGGTGTTATGGAATTGCTTCCACACTCGTTATTGTTAGCGATGGAATGGATTATTATCTATATTCCATTAATGTTCCACGGATTCTATGGAGTGTATATTGCTTTCACTGCAACATACAACACTGGACGTTTCAGCACATTCCGTAACTGGATGTTCGCATTGCAACGTTTCACAGGTATTTTCCTTGTAATCTTCATTGCATGGCATATTTTCCAAACACGTATCCAAAAAGCATTAGGTGCTGAAGTTGAATTTAATATGATGGTTGAAATCGTTGACAATCCATTAATGTTAGTATTCTATATCTTAGGTATCGTTTCAGCAGCATTCCACTTAGCGAATGGTTTATGGTCGTTCTTAGTAAGCTGGGGTATTACGCAATCTAACAAATCTCAACGAATCGCAACTTATGTTACGTTGTTAATTTTCGTAGTATTAGCAATCGTTGGTGTTGCAGCTATCTTAGCATTCGTCTAA
- the sdhB gene encoding succinate dehydrogenase iron-sulfur subunit yields METVNTDRTVKLEIVRQDNENGATRVEKFEVPYRPGMNVISALMHIQKYPVTADGQKTTPVSWDMNCLEEVCGACSMVINGRPQQSCSALVDKLTQPIRLEPMKTFPVIRDLQVDRERMFNALKKVKAWVPIDGTYDLGEGPRMPERKRQWAYELSKCMTCGVCMEACPNVSESASFIGPFALSQVRLFNTHPTGAMNKDERLNAIMGDGGLANCGNSQNCVAACPKGIPLTTSIAALNRETTVQMFKNFFGSDHMVD; encoded by the coding sequence GTGGAAACAGTAAATACTGATAGAACAGTGAAGTTAGAAATCGTTCGTCAAGACAATGAGAATGGTGCTACACGCGTTGAAAAGTTTGAAGTTCCTTACCGTCCTGGTATGAACGTTATCTCTGCTCTAATGCATATTCAAAAATATCCTGTTACTGCTGATGGTCAAAAAACGACTCCAGTATCATGGGATATGAACTGTCTGGAAGAAGTTTGTGGTGCATGTTCAATGGTAATCAATGGACGTCCGCAACAATCTTGTTCAGCATTAGTAGACAAGTTAACTCAACCAATTCGTTTAGAGCCAATGAAAACTTTCCCGGTTATCCGTGACTTACAAGTAGACCGTGAGCGCATGTTTAATGCACTTAAGAAAGTTAAAGCATGGGTACCAATCGATGGTACTTATGATTTAGGTGAAGGTCCTCGTATGCCAGAGCGCAAACGTCAATGGGCTTATGAATTATCAAAATGTATGACTTGTGGTGTATGTATGGAAGCATGTCCAAACGTTTCTGAATCAGCATCATTCATCGGTCCATTTGCATTATCACAAGTACGTTTATTCAACACACACCCAACAGGTGCAATGAATAAAGACGAACGTTTAAATGCAATCATGGGCGACGGTGGTCTTGCAAACTGCGGTAACTCACAAAACTGTGTAGCTGCTTGTCCAAAAGGTATTCCTTTAACAACATCTATCGCTGCACTTAACCGTGAAACAACAGTTCAAATGTTCAAAAACTTCTTCGGTTCTGACCACATGGTTGACTAA
- a CDS encoding YslB family protein, whose protein sequence is MEGYKMKTIPTFGYEIIRDHLLPSILGKHEEDVLYWAGKEIARKFPLFSMDELPSFFMEAGWGQLVLEKETKDELHYILMTTEELPLNIVQRCFRLEAGFLAEQKQKQLGYLTECYEEKDNDKHIVKFTLKWDLKEKI, encoded by the coding sequence ATGGAAGGGTACAAAATGAAAACGATTCCAACTTTTGGCTACGAAATCATTCGTGACCATCTTCTTCCTTCTATTCTAGGAAAGCATGAAGAAGATGTTTTATATTGGGCAGGTAAAGAAATTGCAAGAAAGTTTCCGTTATTTTCGATGGATGAACTGCCTTCATTTTTTATGGAAGCTGGCTGGGGCCAATTAGTTCTGGAAAAGGAAACGAAGGACGAACTTCATTACATACTTATGACAACAGAGGAATTGCCACTCAATATTGTACAACGTTGTTTCCGTCTTGAAGCTGGCTTTTTAGCAGAGCAAAAACAAAAGCAGCTTGGCTATTTAACGGAATGCTATGAAGAGAAAGACAATGACAAACATATCGTAAAATTTACGTTAAAATGGGATTTAAAAGAGAAAATTTAG
- a CDS encoding group II intron maturase-specific domain-containing protein → MWRNSSYILRVSSTKSVGKVGYRPIKSAKKRLKDKLRILTSRKRTGTFSEIVKRINQTTVGWINYYGVANMKTFIQELQGWLNHRLRQLIWKRWKLPRTKYVKLRQYGIQHDEAMKTAHSRKGYWRISRSEVLHQAIPNKRLVKWGLKDLSQFYEQRYSKG, encoded by the coding sequence GTGTGGCGCAACAGCAGCTACATTCTTAGGGTTTCATCTACAAAATCTGTCGGGAAAGTGGGATACCGACCAATCAAGTCCGCCAAGAAACGACTAAAAGATAAGCTAAGAATACTGACGAGTCGTAAACGAACAGGGACATTTAGTGAGATTGTGAAAAGAATCAATCAAACAACGGTTGGTTGGATTAATTACTATGGAGTTGCCAACATGAAAACTTTCATCCAAGAATTACAGGGATGGTTAAACCATCGCTTACGTCAATTAATATGGAAACGGTGGAAGCTACCACGAACTAAATATGTGAAATTACGCCAATACGGAATCCAACATGATGAAGCGATGAAAACGGCGCATTCAAGAAAAGGGTACTGGCGAATATCACGAAGCGAGGTTCTACACCAAGCCATTCCAAATAAAAGGCTCGTAAAATGGGGACTGAAAGACCTGTCCCAATTTTACGAGCAAAGATACTCAAAAGGTTGA
- a CDS encoding aspartate kinase: METVVVKFGGPALTMPEKIVQVAKKVIKEQGRGINLVVVVSSMPAIRRELRQYAAEITDEPSKREMDALVSSATQITSAMLAMAIQEHGGKAVSLAGWQTGIHTNQKHGNARINQVDSKRIQEHLALGEIVIVAGFQGVTGTDNISTFGKGGSETSAVALAVALEAERVEIFSSVEGIFTADPEIVKGSRKLPEVSYDEMLEFANLGAKILHPRAVELAKKYNIPLIVRSFVQDVEGTFIKGDVDMEKNLLVRGVAYESDIIRLTIGYDSYETASLAEVFSVLAENDINVDIIVQAVIDGVKPTISFTISKDEFAEALRVLETSKLSLGFSFADFEIGLAKVSIIGSAMASNPGVAARMFARLGREHIPVKMVSTSEIKVSVVVPQEEMVRAANVLHEEFNLAMKEVTAS, translated from the coding sequence ATGGAGACAGTTGTAGTAAAGTTTGGTGGTCCGGCATTGACTATGCCGGAAAAAATCGTACAGGTAGCTAAAAAAGTGATAAAGGAGCAAGGACGTGGCATAAACTTAGTCGTTGTCGTTTCTTCAATGCCCGCTATACGACGAGAATTGAGACAATATGCTGCTGAAATTACCGATGAGCCGTCGAAACGGGAAATGGATGCACTTGTCTCATCAGCGACACAAATAACAAGTGCAATGCTTGCAATGGCAATTCAGGAGCATGGAGGGAAAGCTGTGTCGCTTGCTGGATGGCAGACAGGTATCCATACAAATCAAAAACATGGTAATGCGAGGATCAATCAGGTCGACAGTAAACGGATTCAGGAGCATTTAGCATTAGGAGAAATCGTCATAGTAGCAGGTTTTCAAGGAGTTACGGGGACAGACAATATTTCAACATTCGGCAAAGGGGGTTCTGAAACTTCAGCAGTTGCACTGGCGGTTGCCCTCGAAGCAGAGCGTGTCGAGATTTTTTCATCGGTTGAAGGAATTTTTACAGCGGACCCAGAAATTGTAAAGGGATCTAGGAAACTACCTGAAGTTTCTTATGATGAAATGTTGGAATTTGCAAATTTAGGGGCTAAAATTTTGCATCCACGTGCGGTTGAGCTTGCCAAAAAATACAATATACCGCTTATTGTACGCTCTTTCGTACAGGACGTGGAAGGCACTTTTATTAAAGGGGATGTAGACATGGAGAAAAACTTACTTGTACGCGGTGTAGCCTACGAATCGGATATTATACGTTTGACGATTGGCTATGATTCTTATGAAACCGCGTCATTGGCAGAAGTGTTTAGTGTTTTAGCAGAAAATGATATCAATGTGGATATTATTGTTCAAGCAGTCATTGATGGCGTGAAACCGACCATTTCATTTACAATTTCAAAAGATGAGTTTGCAGAAGCTTTACGGGTACTGGAAACTAGTAAACTCTCACTTGGTTTTAGTTTTGCGGATTTTGAAATAGGTTTAGCGAAAGTCTCCATTATCGGTTCTGCGATGGCATCCAATCCGGGGGTGGCGGCTCGCATGTTCGCACGCTTAGGCCGTGAGCATATTCCTGTAAAAATGGTCAGCACTTCGGAAATTAAAGTGTCTGTAGTTGTTCCACAGGAAGAAATGGTCCGGGCAGCGAATGTACTGCATGAGGAATTTAATTTGGCGATGAAAGAAGTAACCGCTTCTTAA
- the uvrC gene encoding excinuclease ABC subunit UvrC, whose product MNAIIKAKLEILPNESGCYIMKDRQGTIIYVGKAKVLKNRVRSYFTGSHDGKTARLVSEIEDFEYIVTSSDLEALILELNLIKLHDPKYNVKLTDDKTYPYIKITNERYPRIITTRKVKKDKAKYFGPYPNAYAANETRKLLDRLYPLRKCTHLPNQVCLYYHLGQCLAPCVKDIEKQVYDEMIDEISKFLNGGVDEIKQDLQKRMMDAAENLEFERAKEFRDLIAHIDQIMEKQKIVTDDLSNRDVFGYAVEKGWMCVQVFFVRQGKLIERDVSVFPIYNEPEEEFLTFVGRFYEQPHHLLPKEIFVPKSINETILQKLLNVKVLTPKRGSKKELVDLAMKNAEIAIHEKFQLIERQEERTVGACEALAEAMQIPLPLRIEAFDNSHMHGADPVSAMVVFIDGKPAKKEYRKYKTREAAKHDDYGAMQEVIRRRYTRVLRENLPLPDLILIDGGKGQMEVAREVIEDELGLVIPIAGLAKDEKHNTSQLLFGTPPEVVPLKRTSDGFYLLQRIQDEVHRFAITFLRQQHQTNAITSVLDGIEGVGPKRKQQLMKYFGSVKKIREASELQLQESGVPAKLADVIYRHFHEAPLNNE is encoded by the coding sequence ATGAATGCAATTATTAAAGCAAAACTAGAAATATTACCGAACGAATCAGGCTGTTATATTATGAAAGACCGTCAAGGCACGATTATTTACGTTGGCAAGGCGAAAGTATTGAAAAATCGAGTGCGTTCTTATTTTACGGGAAGCCATGACGGTAAAACTGCAAGACTGGTCAGTGAGATCGAAGACTTCGAGTATATTGTGACTTCAAGCGATTTGGAAGCCCTTATTCTTGAGCTGAACCTTATTAAGCTTCATGACCCGAAATATAATGTGAAACTAACGGATGATAAAACGTATCCTTATATAAAAATTACGAACGAACGATATCCTCGTATTATTACGACAAGAAAAGTGAAGAAGGATAAAGCAAAATATTTCGGACCGTATCCGAATGCCTATGCGGCGAATGAAACGCGGAAATTACTGGACCGGCTGTATCCGCTTCGTAAATGTACTCACCTGCCTAACCAAGTATGCCTGTACTATCACTTAGGGCAATGTTTGGCACCATGTGTAAAGGATATCGAAAAACAAGTGTATGACGAAATGATTGATGAAATTTCGAAGTTTTTAAATGGGGGCGTCGATGAAATTAAACAAGACCTTCAAAAAAGAATGATGGATGCTGCAGAAAATCTTGAGTTTGAACGGGCGAAGGAATTCAGGGATTTGATTGCCCATATCGATCAGATTATGGAGAAGCAAAAAATCGTCACGGATGATTTGAGCAACCGGGATGTATTTGGCTATGCAGTGGAAAAAGGCTGGATGTGTGTTCAGGTGTTTTTCGTGCGTCAAGGGAAACTCATTGAGCGGGATGTTTCGGTTTTCCCGATTTATAATGAGCCGGAAGAGGAGTTTTTAACATTTGTAGGCCGTTTTTACGAACAGCCGCATCATCTATTGCCAAAAGAGATCTTTGTGCCGAAGTCGATCAACGAAACCATTTTACAAAAGCTGTTGAATGTGAAAGTGCTGACACCGAAGCGCGGTTCCAAAAAAGAGCTTGTTGATCTAGCGATGAAAAATGCGGAAATCGCCATTCATGAAAAGTTCCAGTTGATTGAACGTCAAGAAGAACGGACAGTGGGGGCTTGTGAAGCGCTTGCAGAAGCGATGCAAATCCCATTGCCGCTAAGAATAGAAGCATTTGATAACAGTCATATGCACGGTGCGGATCCGGTTTCGGCGATGGTTGTTTTCATAGACGGAAAACCGGCGAAAAAGGAATACCGGAAATATAAAACAAGGGAAGCGGCTAAACATGATGACTATGGTGCGATGCAGGAAGTAATCCGGCGCCGTTACACACGTGTACTGCGGGAAAATCTGCCATTGCCTGATCTGATCCTTATTGACGGAGGAAAAGGGCAAATGGAAGTCGCACGTGAAGTAATTGAAGACGAGCTTGGGTTAGTCATTCCGATAGCAGGACTGGCAAAAGACGAAAAACACAATACGTCACAGCTTTTATTTGGTACGCCTCCGGAAGTAGTCCCTTTAAAGCGAACAAGTGACGGTTTCTATTTATTGCAGCGTATTCAAGATGAGGTCCATCGTTTTGCGATAACGTTTTTACGTCAGCAGCACCAGACAAATGCAATTACATCTGTTCTTGATGGGATCGAAGGTGTAGGTCCGAAACGGAAACAGCAGCTTATGAAATATTTTGGGTCAGTGAAAAAAATTCGCGAGGCAAGCGAATTGCAGTTGCAGGAGTCCGGTGTGCCGGCAAAGCTGGCGGATGTTATCTATCGTCATTTTCATGAAGCACCATTGAATAATGAATAA
- a CDS encoding MarR family winged helix-turn-helix transcriptional regulator, with product MKDHSTHSSESIAILEKELRYISHLIKQKGREILSNYTITPPQFIALQWLHESGDMTIGDLSTKMYLAFSTTTDLVDRMEKNELVQRVRDENDRRVVRIHLLPEGERIIQEVIFKRQNYLREITQEFNAEEFEQLSRTLQKLHLLMK from the coding sequence ATGAAAGATCACAGCACACATAGCTCTGAATCTATAGCAATCCTAGAAAAAGAACTAAGATATATTTCACACTTAATCAAACAAAAAGGTCGAGAAATTCTAAGCAATTATACGATTACACCTCCGCAATTTATTGCATTGCAATGGTTGCATGAATCGGGTGATATGACGATCGGTGACTTGTCGACGAAAATGTATTTAGCATTTTCGACAACGACAGATTTAGTGGACCGGATGGAGAAAAATGAATTGGTACAGCGTGTACGTGACGAAAATGATCGACGTGTTGTACGGATTCATCTTTTACCTGAAGGCGAAAGAATTATCCAGGAAGTAATTTTTAAAAGACAAAATTATTTGCGGGAAATTACACAGGAATTTAACGCAGAAGAGTTTGAACAATTATCAAGAACATTACAAAAACTACATTTATTAATGAAATAG
- a CDS encoding acyl-CoA thioesterase, with product MRATYIQDATEWMAGFSFSAKVKVRFSETDMYGHVNNTKVFAYFEYARIEYFKALGFNFAAGSETGNMLVVADIQCDYLKEVFFDEELTIFVKTASIGTSSMDLHYLVKNEKNEVCYTGRGTLVQLSSDTGKGVPLLEDQKKLLLGK from the coding sequence ATGCGGGCTACATATATTCAGGATGCGACAGAATGGATGGCAGGGTTTTCGTTTTCTGCAAAGGTCAAGGTACGATTTTCAGAAACAGATATGTACGGGCATGTAAATAATACAAAAGTATTTGCCTATTTCGAGTATGCACGTATCGAATATTTTAAGGCATTAGGGTTCAATTTTGCTGCTGGTTCGGAAACGGGAAATATGCTCGTTGTGGCAGATATTCAGTGTGATTATCTGAAAGAAGTGTTTTTTGATGAAGAGTTGACAATATTTGTAAAAACTGCATCAATCGGCACATCTTCCATGGATTTGCATTATTTGGTGAAAAATGAAAAAAATGAAGTTTGCTATACAGGGCGTGGAACGCTAGTACAATTGAGCAGTGACACGGGTAAAGGGGTCCCGTTACTCGAAGATCAAAAAAAATTATTGCTTGGGAAATAG